In the Streptomyces sp. BHT-5-2 genome, one interval contains:
- a CDS encoding alanine racemase, giving the protein MSIELPPSAAPRSVYPVDVVPERVRGRLLELAQSETPVSTYVYDGDVAAERARELRSALPEWAAVYYAVKANSCPGVVAALAPHVDGFEVASRSELELALSAKPVDEGTTAPVVAAGPAKSVPVLTALVRAGAEAINAESLLELHRISRIAVAEGVRAKVALRVNPETIPVTGSLHMGGVPSQFGVAEPDVPGVLRAAVQLPALDLVGFHIHAASNNLDADSHAAYLRWCVEWSVRTARENGIDLRHVDIGGGIGVAFEIGEKPFDVVRFGELAAQVEVPEGVKVVLEPGRFLVTDCGWYAAEVTDVKASYGESFVVLRGGINHFQLPTSWDIVHNVAVLPVADWPEGCPRPAAEDTRVTVVGELCTPEDTLLRDVKVDRVRAGDLVVFPNAGSYGWEFAMHGFLGHPVAGRLLL; this is encoded by the coding sequence GTGTCCATTGAGTTGCCGCCGTCCGCAGCCCCGCGATCCGTCTACCCCGTGGACGTGGTCCCGGAAAGGGTTCGCGGCCGTCTTCTGGAACTGGCGCAGTCCGAGACGCCGGTCTCCACGTATGTGTACGACGGAGACGTCGCCGCCGAGCGAGCGCGGGAGCTGCGCAGTGCCCTTCCCGAGTGGGCGGCCGTCTACTACGCCGTGAAGGCGAACTCCTGCCCCGGAGTCGTCGCGGCCCTGGCGCCCCATGTCGACGGGTTCGAGGTCGCCTCCCGCTCGGAGCTCGAACTCGCCCTGTCGGCCAAGCCGGTCGACGAGGGCACCACCGCCCCCGTGGTCGCCGCGGGGCCCGCGAAGTCCGTCCCCGTCCTGACCGCCCTGGTCCGGGCCGGGGCCGAGGCGATCAACGCCGAGAGTCTGCTCGAACTGCACCGGATCAGCCGGATCGCCGTCGCGGAGGGCGTCCGCGCCAAGGTGGCGCTGCGCGTCAACCCGGAGACGATCCCGGTCACCGGCTCGCTGCACATGGGCGGTGTGCCCTCCCAGTTCGGCGTGGCGGAGCCGGATGTGCCCGGTGTGCTGCGCGCGGCGGTTCAGCTGCCCGCCCTGGATCTGGTCGGCTTCCACATCCACGCCGCCTCCAACAACCTCGACGCCGACTCCCATGCCGCCTATCTGCGCTGGTGCGTGGAGTGGAGCGTGCGGACCGCCCGCGAGAACGGGATCGACCTGCGCCATGTCGACATCGGCGGCGGCATCGGCGTCGCCTTCGAGATCGGTGAGAAGCCCTTCGACGTCGTCCGCTTCGGGGAACTCGCCGCGCAGGTGGAGGTCCCCGAGGGCGTCAAGGTCGTGCTGGAGCCCGGCCGCTTCCTGGTCACCGACTGCGGCTGGTACGCCGCCGAGGTGACCGACGTGAAGGCGTCGTACGGCGAGTCCTTCGTCGTGCTCCGCGGCGGCATCAACCACTTCCAGCTGCCCACCTCCTGGGACATCGTGCACAACGTCGCGGTCCTGCCCGTCGCGGACTGGCCCGAGGGCTGCCCCCGTCCCGCCGCCGAGGACACCCGGGTGACCGTCGTCGGCGAACTGTGCACCCCCGAGGACACCCTGTTGCGCGACGTGAAGGTGGACCGGGTGCGCGCCGGCGACCTGGTCGTCTTCCCCAACGCGGGCTCCTACGGCTGGGAGTTCGCCATGCACGGCTTCCTCGGACACCCGGTCGCCGGGCGACTTCTGCTCTGA
- a CDS encoding diaminobutyrate--2-oxoglutarate transaminase, with the protein MTLQPTDLPAAPRTAPSGAAILERQRGRESAARTYARSFPIVPARAQGMTIEDTDGRRYLDCLSGAGTLALGHNHPVVLEAIQRTVSSGAPLHVLDLATPEKDEFTDALFATLPGDFADRARIHFCGPAGTDAVEAALKLMQTATGRRGVLGFTGAYHGMTAGALAASGGVGTKTPVPGIAADVTRLPYPYSYRCPFGVGGERGAQISADYVERLLDDPNGGVVPPAAMILEAVQGEGGAVPAPDAWLREMRRITAEREIPLIVDEVQTGVGRTGAFWAVEHSGIVPDAMVMSKAIGGSLPLAVIVYHEDYNGWLPGAHTGTFRGNTLAMATGTATLRYVSREGLVERAAAVGARMTERLTALRSELPVIGDVRGRGLMIGVELVDAEAEPDACGARPFAPQLAAQVRDACLERGLIVELGGRFDSTVRLLPPLIITDEQVEAVLDRLTDAIAAVTATQNAGAGA; encoded by the coding sequence ATGACCCTGCAGCCCACCGACCTGCCCGCGGCACCGCGGACCGCACCCAGCGGGGCGGCCATCCTGGAGCGCCAGCGCGGACGCGAATCCGCCGCCCGCACCTACGCCCGCTCGTTCCCCATCGTCCCGGCCCGCGCCCAGGGCATGACGATCGAGGACACCGACGGCCGCCGCTACCTCGACTGCCTCTCCGGCGCCGGCACGCTCGCCCTCGGACACAACCACCCCGTCGTGCTGGAGGCCATCCAGCGGACCGTCAGCAGTGGAGCCCCGCTCCACGTCCTGGACCTGGCCACCCCGGAGAAGGACGAGTTCACCGACGCGCTGTTCGCCACCCTGCCCGGTGACTTCGCGGACAGGGCCCGCATCCACTTCTGCGGGCCGGCCGGAACCGACGCCGTCGAAGCCGCGCTCAAACTGATGCAGACGGCCACCGGACGCCGCGGTGTGCTGGGCTTCACCGGCGCGTACCACGGCATGACCGCGGGCGCGCTGGCCGCCTCCGGCGGTGTCGGCACGAAGACGCCGGTGCCCGGGATCGCCGCGGACGTCACCCGGCTTCCCTACCCGTACAGCTACCGCTGCCCGTTCGGCGTCGGCGGCGAGCGCGGTGCGCAGATCTCGGCCGACTACGTCGAGCGGCTGCTGGACGACCCCAACGGCGGCGTGGTGCCGCCCGCCGCGATGATCCTGGAAGCGGTGCAGGGCGAGGGCGGCGCCGTGCCCGCCCCGGACGCCTGGCTGCGCGAGATGCGGCGGATCACCGCCGAGCGCGAGATTCCGCTGATCGTCGACGAGGTGCAGACCGGCGTCGGGCGCACCGGCGCCTTCTGGGCCGTGGAGCACAGCGGGATCGTGCCGGACGCCATGGTGATGTCCAAGGCGATCGGCGGCAGCCTGCCGCTGGCGGTCATCGTCTACCACGAGGACTACAACGGCTGGCTGCCCGGCGCGCACACCGGTACCTTCCGCGGCAACACCCTGGCCATGGCGACCGGTACCGCCACGTTGCGGTACGTCTCCCGCGAGGGCCTGGTCGAGCGGGCCGCGGCCGTCGGTGCCCGGATGACCGAGCGGCTGACCGCGCTGCGCTCCGAACTGCCGGTGATCGGCGACGTCCGCGGCCGCGGCCTGATGATCGGCGTCGAGCTGGTCGACGCCGAGGCCGAGCCGGACGCGTGCGGCGCCCGGCCCTTCGCCCCGCAGCTGGCCGCGCAGGTCCGTGACGCGTGCCTGGAGCGCGGCCTGATCGTCGAACTCGGTGGCCGCTTCGACTCCACGGTGCGGCTGCTGCCGCCGCTGATCATCACCGACGAGCAGGTCGAGGCCGTACTGGACCGGCTGACCGACGCCATCGCCGCAGTGACGGCCACTCAGAACGCAGGAGCGGGAGCATGA
- a CDS encoding GNAT family N-acetyltransferase: MPTPAMASAELVIEHYDGAAVTSAVGRWAAAYEDVYADALGLSDHRDPPVSDRLLRHAERPGFGLMAALHGDEVAGFVYGYTLPPDSLWWDGLVPDPGAEFTREYPGRTVGVCELLVRHRWRRSRIGHALFEAFLARRSEERAAAFVSEGNDVMLTTYAKYGFTPVGRMEPYPGWRPHVAIVRPLGGARPLGRG, from the coding sequence GTGCCAACGCCGGCGATGGCGTCGGCCGAGCTTGTGATCGAGCATTACGACGGCGCAGCCGTCACCTCGGCCGTCGGGCGCTGGGCAGCTGCCTACGAGGATGTGTACGCGGACGCGTTGGGACTCAGCGACCATCGCGATCCGCCCGTATCGGACCGACTGCTGCGGCATGCCGAGCGCCCCGGTTTTGGGCTGATGGCAGCTCTGCACGGCGACGAGGTGGCCGGATTCGTCTACGGGTACACGCTTCCGCCGGACTCGCTGTGGTGGGACGGCCTGGTGCCGGATCCCGGCGCGGAGTTCACCCGCGAGTACCCCGGACGCACGGTCGGGGTGTGCGAGCTGCTGGTGCGTCACCGATGGCGGCGCTCGCGCATCGGGCACGCGCTCTTCGAGGCGTTCCTCGCGCGGCGCTCGGAGGAGCGCGCAGCGGCCTTCGTGTCCGAGGGCAACGACGTGATGCTCACCACTTACGCCAAGTACGGCTTCACACCCGTCGGTCGGATGGAGCCGTATCCGGGATGGCGCCCCCATGTGGCGATCGTGCGCCCGCTCGGCGGTGCGCGTCCGCTCGGCCGTGGCTGA
- a CDS encoding selenium-binding family protein translates to MTTIEHDQAGDPTLYRTPADAVAAPPEKFAYVVGFDRTAQRPDALFTLDTDPESPSFGRVLSIVEVPGRGDELHHFGWNACSSALAHAGHHHAERRYLLAPGLRSSRLHVFDTQPDPARPRLAKVVSADDLAAKAGYSRPHTLHCGPDGVFLSCLGGAYGADGPGGVALLDHDTFEVLRPWETDRGPQHLAYDVWWHLGHNVAVTSEWGTPSMVEDGVDPELLLARKYGHALHFWDLDTGRHLQRADLGDEHQMVLELRPAHDPQATWGFAGVVISTADLSASVWLWHRDTDREGGEFSVHKVITLPAEPAEKSQLPPALQPFGAVPPLVTDINLSVDDRWLYVSAWGTGELLQYDVSDPFHPRKTASVRLGGITGRAPHPSTPNVPLSGGPQMVELSRDGRRVYLTNSLYGAWDDQFYPDGIQPWLVKLDADTARGGLVVDERFFPHGEEFQGRRVHQTHLHGGDASSDSYCYR, encoded by the coding sequence CGGCTTCGACCGCACGGCGCAGCGCCCGGACGCATTGTTCACCCTCGACACCGACCCCGAATCCCCTTCATTCGGCCGGGTGTTGAGCATCGTCGAAGTCCCCGGACGCGGTGACGAACTGCATCACTTCGGCTGGAACGCCTGCTCCAGCGCGCTCGCGCACGCCGGTCACCACCACGCCGAACGCCGCTATCTGCTGGCGCCCGGACTGCGCTCCTCGCGTCTGCACGTCTTCGACACCCAACCGGACCCGGCCCGCCCCCGCCTGGCCAAGGTCGTCAGCGCCGACGATCTGGCCGCCAAGGCGGGCTACTCGCGCCCGCATACCCTGCACTGCGGCCCCGACGGCGTCTTCCTCTCCTGCCTGGGCGGCGCGTACGGCGCCGATGGACCCGGCGGCGTCGCCCTGCTCGACCACGACACCTTCGAGGTACTGCGCCCCTGGGAAACCGACCGTGGACCGCAGCACCTGGCCTACGACGTGTGGTGGCATCTGGGCCACAACGTCGCCGTGACCAGTGAGTGGGGCACGCCCTCGATGGTCGAGGACGGTGTGGACCCGGAGCTGCTGCTCGCCCGCAAGTACGGCCACGCGCTGCACTTCTGGGACCTGGACACGGGCCGGCACCTCCAGCGCGCCGACCTGGGGGACGAGCACCAGATGGTGCTGGAACTGCGCCCGGCCCACGACCCGCAGGCCACGTGGGGCTTCGCCGGCGTCGTGATCAGCACGGCGGACCTGTCGGCGTCCGTGTGGCTGTGGCACCGGGACACGGACCGGGAGGGTGGCGAGTTCTCCGTGCACAAGGTCATCACCCTTCCCGCCGAGCCCGCCGAGAAGAGCCAACTACCTCCGGCGCTCCAGCCGTTCGGGGCCGTGCCGCCGCTGGTCACCGACATCAATCTGTCGGTCGACGACCGCTGGCTGTACGTCTCGGCCTGGGGGACGGGCGAACTGCTTCAGTACGACGTCAGCGACCCCTTCCACCCCCGCAAGACCGCGTCCGTGCGGCTGGGCGGCATCACCGGCCGTGCGCCGCACCCCTCGACGCCGAACGTACCGCTGTCCGGAGGGCCTCAGATGGTCGAGCTCAGTCGCGACGGACGACGGGTGTACCTGACCAATTCCCTGTACGGGGCGTGGGACGACCAGTTCTACCCGGACGGCATCCAGCCGTGGCTGGTCAAGCTCGACGCGGACACCGCCCGCGGCGGCCTGGTCGTCGACGAGCGCTTCTTCCCACACGGCGAGGAGTTCCAGGGAAGGCGGGTGCACCAGACCCATCTCCACGGCGGCGACGCCTCCTCCGACTCCTACTGCTACCGCTGA